The following are from one region of the Nicotiana tomentosiformis chromosome 7, ASM39032v3, whole genome shotgun sequence genome:
- the LOC104094080 gene encoding probable 2-oxoglutarate-dependent dioxygenase SLC1, which yields MSPALAKPFERLKNEAEDYHKGVKYLHENGIKRVPKKYILPISERPNYYAINGKPQLASKELNLKLPIIDFAQLRGPNRAQVLNSLSYACENYGFFQLVNHGIPDEVIRSMVDVGGRFFNLPLTEREKYMTTDMTTPVRYGTSFNQTKDGVFCWRDFLKLVCDPLPDVLPHWPSSPSDFREQAIGYAKETKFLFLKLVEAILESLGITTKDKTQDDVEEMLKEFEDGSQLMAVNFYPPCPNPDLTLGMPPHSDYGFLTLLLQDEVEGLQVQCNGKWVTVQPIPGAFVVNVGDHLEIFSNGRYKSVLHRVLVNSLMSRISVASLHSLPFNSVVRPWPKLISETNPRRYKDTNFAAFLEYIKSCDSTNKSFLETRKLTLS from the exons ATGTCTCCTGCATTGGCAAAACCATTTGAAAGATTGAAGAATGAAGCTGAAGATTATCATAAAGGAGTGAAGTATTTGCATGAAAATGGCATTAAAAGAGTTCCAAAGAAATACATCCTCCCTATTTCAGAACGTCCAAATTATTATGCTATAAATGGAAAGCCACAATTAGCTAGTAAAGAACTCAATCTTAAGCTGCCAATCATAGATTTTGCTCAACTCCGTGGCCCTAATCGAGCTCAAGTTCTTAATTCACTATCCTATGCTTGTGAAAACTATGGATTTTTCCAG TTGGTAAACCATGGAATTCCAGATGAGGTTATAAGAAGCATGGTTGATGTTGGGGGAAGGTTTTTTAATCTTCCATTAACAGAAAGAGAGAAGTACATGACAACAGACATGACTACACCAGTTAGATATGGAACAAGTTTTAATCAAACTAAAGATGGTGTTTTTTGTTGGAGAGACTTTCTCAAGTTGGTTTGTGATCCTCTTCCTGATGTTCTTCCTCATTGGCCTTCTTCTCCCTCCGATTTTCG GGAACAAGCAATTGGATACGCGAAAGAGACCAAATTCTTGTTTTTAAAGTTAGTGGAAGCCATCCTAGAAAGCCTAGGTATAACAACAAAAGACAAGACACAAGATGATGTTGAAGAAATGTTAAAAGAATTTGAAGATGGAAGCCAGCTAATGGCAGTCAATTTCTATCCTCCTTGTCCTAATCCTGATTTGACATTAGGAATGCCACCCCATTCTGATTATGGATTCCTTACCCTTCTTCTTCAAGATGAAGTTGAAGGTTTGCAAGTACAGTGCAATGGAAAATGGGTCACTGTTCAACCTATCCCTGGAGCTTTTGTGGTCAATGTTGGTGATCACCTCGAG ATATTTAGCAATGGGAGGTACAAGAGTGTGCTACATAGAGTTCTTGTGAACTCCTTGATGTCAAGAATTTCAGTGGCTTCTTTACATAGTCTTCCATTTAATAGTGTAGTCAGACCATGGCCTAAACTAATTAGTGAAACAAATCCAAGACGTTACAAAGATACGAATTTTGCGGCATTTCTTGAGTACATAAAATCTTGTGATTCCACCAACAAAAGTTTCCTTGAGACCAGGAAGTTAACTTTGAGCTAA
- the LOC138896296 gene encoding uncharacterized protein, producing MGHCHRWSIGYMKINAEGEEVSKTRADCTADDLRKWEKNDKAKKWLVCGLGPDEYSRIQSCTTAKEIWDTLKVAYEGTAQVKRSRGTLLYSQYENFSMKEGETIQEMYTRFTTLTNELKSLGRTLLEEDKVEKILTRESKNIATLRLDELIGNLTAYELRRQTMKMDVPKKERSLALRITEGANLEEDEMAMITKDFKKYLMRGKGSSRGGNYNKARVPEKTTNEGCYKCGKTDHHIKNCPQWEIEWKK from the exons atgggacattgtcacagatggtccaTTGGCTACATGAAAATAAAtgccgaaggagaagaggtgtcaaaaacaagagctgactgcactgctgacgacttgagaaaatgggagaagaatgataaggccaagaaatggcttgtgtgtggacttggtccagacgAGTATAGCAGAATTCAAAGttgtactactgctaaggaaatTTGGGACACCTTGAAAGTGGCTTATGAAGGAACTGCTCAGGTGAAGAGGTCCAGAGGTActttactatattctcaatatgagaatttttctatgaaggaaggagagactatccaagagatgtatacaaggttcaccacactgactaatgaactaaagtctcttggaaggactcttcttgaagaagacaaagttgagAAGATTCTGACTAGG GAATCAAAAAATATTGccactcttaggttggatgagctaattggaaatctcactgcttatgaacttagaaggcaaaccatgaagatggatgtgcccaagaaggaaaggagcctggcactcagaatcactgaaggtgctAATCTGGAggaagatgaaatggctatgatcaccaaggacttcaagaaaTACCTTATGAGAGGAAAAGGTTCTTCAAGAGGTGGAAATTACAACAAAGCAAGGGTTCCTGAAAAAACGACCAATgagggctgctacaagtgtgggaagACAGATCATCACATCAAGAActgccctcaatgggaaattgaatggaagaagtaA